A genome region from Prionailurus bengalensis isolate Pbe53 chromosome B4, Fcat_Pben_1.1_paternal_pri, whole genome shotgun sequence includes the following:
- the AVIL gene encoding advillin, whose translation MSLSGAFRAVGNEPGIITWRIEKLELALVPLSAHGNFYEGDCYVILSTRRVGSLLSQDIHFWIGKDSSQDEQSCAAIYTTQLDDYLGGSPVQHREVQYHESDTFHGYFKQGIVYKKGGVASGMKHVETNTYDVKRLLHVKGKRNIRATEVEMSWDSFNQGDVFLLDLGKVIIQWNGPESNSGERLKAMLLAKDIRDRERGGRAEIGVIEGDKEAASPELMKVLQDTLGQRSIIKPAVPDEIIDQQQKSNIMLYHVSDSAGQLAVTEVATRPLVQDLLNHDDCYILDQSGTKIYVWKGRGATKIEKQTAMSKALSFIQMKGYPSSTNVETINDGAESAMFKQLFQKWSVKDQTTGLGKTFGIGKIAKVFQEKFDVTLLHAKPEVAAQERMVDDGNGKVEVWRIENLELVPVEHQWYGFFYGGDCYLVLYTYEVNGKPHYVLYIWQGRHASKDELAASAYQAVEVDQEFAGAPVQVRVTMGKEPRHFMAIFKGKLVIFEGGTSRKGNAEPDPPVRLFQIQGNDKSNTKAVEVPALASSLNSNDVFLLRAQAEHYLWYGKGSSGDERAMAKELAGLLCEGTEDTVAEGQEPAEFWDLLGGKTAYANDKRLQQEILDAQPRLFECSNKTGRFVVTEITDFTQDDLNPGDVMLLDTWDQVFLWIGAEANATERERALTTAAEYLHTHPSGRDADTPILIIKQGFEPPTFTGWFLAWDSHMWSAGKSYEQLKEELGDTAAITRITADMRNATLSLNSEPKYYPIEVLLKNQNQELPEDVNPAKKENYLSEQDFISVFGITRGQFAALPGWKQLQMKKEKGLF comes from the exons ATGTCTCTGAGCGGCGCCTTCAGGGCCGTGGGCAACGagcctgggatcatcacctggcGGATCGAG AAACTGGAGCTGGCGCTGGTGCCCCTGAGTGCCCATGGCAACTTCTATGAGGGGGACTGCTACGTCATCCTCTCG ACACGAAGAGTGGGCAGCCTCCTCTCCCAGGACATCCACTTCTGGATCGGGAAGGACTCCTCCCAGGATGAGCAGAGCTGCGCGGCCATCTACACTACACAGCTGGACGACTACCTGGGAGGCAGCCCCGTGCAGCACCGAGAGGTCCAGTACCATGAGTCTGACACCTTCCACGGCTACTTCAAGCAGGGCATCGT CTACAAGAAGGGGGGTGTAGCCTCCGGGATGAAGCATGTGGAGACCAACACCTATGACGTGAAGCGGCTGCTACACgtgaaggggaaaagaaacatcAGGGCCACCGAG GTGGAAATGAGCTGGGACAGTTTTAACCAAGGTGATGTCTTCTTGCTGGACCTTGGGAAGGTCATCATCCAATGGAATGGCCCAGAGAGCAACAGCGGAGAGCGCCTGAAG GCTATGCTTCTGGCAAAGGATATTCGGGACAGAGAACGAGGGGGCCGTGCTGAAATAGGTGTGATCGAGGGAGACAAGGAGGCAGCGAGTCCGGAGCTGATGAAGGTCCTTCAGGACACCCTCGGCCAACGCTCCATTATCAAGCCTGCAGTCCCCGATGAGATCATAGATCAGCAGCAGAAATCAAACATCATGTTGTATCA TGTCTCAGACTCAGCTGGGCAGCTGGCGGTCACAGAGGTAGCAACAAGACCACTGGTCCAGGACTTACTGAACCATGAT GACTGCTACATCTTAGACCAAAGTGGGACCAAGATCTACGTGTGGAAAGGAAGAGGGGCCACAAAGATTGAGAAACAGACAGCCATGTCTAAAGCCCTG AGCTTCATCCAGATGAAGGGCTACCCCAGCAGCACCAACGTGGAGACCATCAACGACGGTGCCGAGTCGGCCATGTTTAAGCAGTTGTTCCAGAAGTGGTCAGTGAAGGACCAGACCACCGGCCTGGGGAAAACATTTGGCATTGGCAAAATCG CTAAAGTTTTCCAGGAGAAATTTGATGTGACCCTGCTGCACGCCAAGCCGGAGGTGGCTGCCCAGGAAAGAATGGTCGATGATGGCAATGGAAAAGTTGAG GTCTGGAGAATTGAAAACCTGGAGCTGGTCCCTGTGGAGCATCAGTGGTATGGCTTCTTTTATGGGGGAGACTGCTATCTGGTCCTCTACACGTACGAGGTGAATGGGAAGCCACATTACGTCTTGTACATCTGGCAG GGCCGCCACGCCTCAAAGGATGAGCTGGCAGCCTCAGCATACCAGGCCGTGGAGGTGGATCAGGAGTTTGCTGGGGCCCCTGTGCAGGTTCGAGTTACCATGGGGAAGGAGCCACGCCACTTCATGGCCATCTTCAAAGGGAAGCTCGTTATCTTTGAG GGTGGGACTTCCAGAAAGGGAAACGCTGAGCCCGACCCTCCAGTGAGGCTCTTCCAGATTCAAGGAAATGACAAATCCAACACCAAAGCAGTGGAGGTTCCAGCCTTGGCCTCCTCCCTAAACTCCAATGATGTCTTTCTGCTGCGGGCCCAAGCAGAACACTACCTGTGGTACGGCAAG GGGTCTAGTGGGGATGAGCGGGCAATGGCCAAGGAGCTGGCCGGCCTTCTCTGCGAGGGCACAGAGGACACTGTGGCCGAGGGCCAGGAGCCGGCTGAGTTCTGGGACCTGCTGGGAGGCAAGACTGCCTACGCCAATGACAAAAG ACTACAGCAGGAAATCCTAGACGCGCAGCCCCGTCTCTTTGAGTGTTCCAATAAGACAGGGCGGTTCGTTGTCACTGAGATCACAGACTTCACCCAGGATGACCTGAACCCAGGTGATGTGATGCTCCTGGATACCTGGGACCAG GTATTCTTGTGGATCGGGGCTGAGGCCAAtgccacagagagggagagagccctcACGACGGCCGCGGAGTACCTGCACACTCACCCCAGTGGCCGAGACGCTGACACACCGATCCTGATCATTAAACAGGGGTTTGAGCCTCCCACCTTCACAGGATGGTTCTTGGCCTGGGACTCGCATATGTGGAGT GCAGGGAAATCGTATGAACAGTTAAAAGAAGAGCTGGGAGACACTGCTGCTATCACAAGAATCACCGCG